One genomic segment of Sander lucioperca isolate FBNREF2018 chromosome 10, SLUC_FBN_1.2, whole genome shotgun sequence includes these proteins:
- the atn1 gene encoding atrophin-1 isoform X3, which translates to MKTRTHKESMPMRSGRRRGASEERRGRRPHPSPTRPERNDRQTQRGAGEELAGNRFSRRSQGHDSSESEGEELVSPPKRQKVQDSATTPNPPTSTHSTDSSAPSTVPPPTSVASQSRESDNEDGQSQGSRSSVVGSLANSSSSLSSGRDIDQDNRSSSPSLSASPLGSLDSDSDGPDSPKQGEREREKGKEGGVGKGVGDDRRALREGRGEESCGDGEKREMDARIEDCPSLKPPSTPCSSSGLTPSLRGAGDSSNDSNSGRKSYFSMDSKLMCKVEYGGPTSIDGALSGSRMNSKASTQSVTKTTVSGGDFSHNSPNIPHSLPPPLPPPPALKPLELGGQNLPAEVKIERDKIEKADKLLDKAQSTPPSLLPQTGPQPQSQPQTQPSTHPHHYSSTSWQGGTATGCQGSWGYTRYPGNHHPHQPQHQPPVQQQQLPSVYNPPSSRHSSSHPSYLPHPHPHPHREYLPRYAGGGGDRERGAAGERERGVRGECGGREINREFSAPIGNSSNNSSGGNSNSACGGMSGSNSIQGREFGGLPVGQNREFQGSGRDGPNLGSERRDFGPAFRDRERERERDAGREFPLPNQNQSRDFGPNGTGGGHPRDKDGGRWGEFGGQTREVVGNSNPNNNSIPQGNPQSSTSGLPATPMLNRDPPASPQNNPSHPSHSSLPPHPHPHPPNSTSRDFPPPMDQAQPPSSGADHFHREYPPTGGKDFPAGAPPSTGTNREYLSPPGVTPNLGREYSGPGGTHHPHPPHPHYQSGPRDRERDSSLRESALYQNRGGPNQPPALSPSSSSSHHGHPPNAPYPPPPPPLPTPQTSHTQPSPSGMAPNVRPPHYQSSTQTPPTPLSPLPSPSTNQMGGFSPFPPGSSSGPNMPLPGPGVSSSCSPGCRPSPFHGTLNSHPPFSGTYHSNGNSGSNMANSNSNSIAPNSSNTNSQSLSPQNVSKGPPPLSNSANNNSISTPVSSSLLPGGDGHSDSGPPPTPVIKEEPIEEREEIESPPPVLRSPSPEAKPVDIPIHASQSARFHKVLDRGSGNSCARSDVLFVPLDGSKLWKKRNEVIERARREVEQRARDLREKERERERERERELDRHLQQQKDVNAAGGGRQGSSLFFPSSSSIILDPSSSSSSSSGNSASHPHPQHHPSHPHAHLAPAHHLHPTLAHSIPHSLLLPSMGQSTVVGPQGALGIGLGGPYLGPDTPALRTLSEYARPHAMSPLGAASRAQAHHAQVHHGHPHVHPSFFLPQFQNHGLGHPHHLPPDAATAAAILGFLYGGSLEGGPGVGGHAGMAGGPIPGGIGGAGLGGVGFPHAVAAHRERIKQGFEFKSDERVYPPGAIPDHAALALAHSHSHAHAHAHAHAHAHAHAHANAHAHAHAHAHAHSLLLGGGAAGANEVSLYGTPPPPAPPAPPHLQNPTLAQVTRPPNPPAPQSLSNPPPSSLLTPSLPSHPSSAPPAAPQAPAGPAAPPPAPPPPAPPTSNASSLLHPVPHSSFPSSLSSHMPPATAPAAPSENYPTPTRSPASYERDRSGERERERERDRAALPAFGDRERERERERERGESGGNGTGGGGGSGGGTGGNGGENLGRLQMLNVTPHHHQHSHIHSHLHLHQQDTATGGVHPLMDPLASGSPLTRLPYPGATLGTPILAHPLTDSEVLRQQLFGAPFRDLPQPSSLTGPMSAAHQLQAMQQAQSAELQIQRLALEQQWIHHHHHHSLTQDEYYSHLKKESDKTL; encoded by the exons atgaaaacacggacacacaaagAATCG ATGCCCATGCGCAGTGGGCGACGGCGGGGAGCGAGTGAGGAGAGAAGGGGCAGACGCCCGCATCCCAGCCCCACTCGCCCTGAACGCAATGATAGACAGACG CAAAGAGGTGCTGGTGAGGAATTGGCTGGAAATCGCTTCAGTCGCCGATCACAAGGGCATGATTCATCAGAGAGTGAGGGGGAGGAACTTGTTTCTCCTCCAAAGAGGCAGAAAGTTCAG GATTCGGCCACTACCCCAAACCCTCCAACATCAACACACTCTACTGACAGCTCGGCTCCTTCCACTGTCCCACCTCCAACCTCAGTTGCCAGCCAATCCCGTGAGAGTGACAACGAAGATGGCCAATCCCAGGGCAGTAGGAGTTCAGTTGTAGGGAGCTTGGCCAATAGCAGCAGTAGTCTGAGCAGTGGGCGGGATATAGACCAGGACAATCGTTCCTCATCCCCAAGTCTCTCAGCTTCCCCTTTGGGTAGCCTGGACTCTGATTCCGATGGCCCAGACTCACCAAAGCAAGGAGAGAGGGAACGGGAGAAAGGCAAGGAGGGAGGAGTGGGGAAAGGGGTAGGAGACGATAGGAGAGCGCTAcgagaggggagaggggaggagtCCTGTGGAGATGGAGAAAAGAGGGAGATGGATGCACGAATTGAAGACTGTCCATCTCTTAAGCCCCCCTCCACTCCATGCTCTTCCTCTGGTCTGACTCCCTCTCTCCGCGGAGCAGGGGATTCATCAAACGACAGCAATAGTGGGAGAAAGTCCTATTTTTCCATGGACTCCAAATTGATGTGTAAAGTTGAGTATGGTGGACCCACGAGCATTGACGGAGCACTTAGTGGCAGCAGAATGAATTCCAAAGCCAGCACACAGAGTGTGACAAAGACAACTGTTTCGGGAGGAGATTTTTCCCATAACAGCCCCAACATTCCTCACTCGTtaccccctcctcttcctcctccacctgcCCTGAAGCCCCTGGAGCTTGGGGGACAAAACCTGCCTGCTGAGGTTAAGATAGAAAGAGACAAAATTGAAAAAGCAGACAAACTCCTGGACAAGGCTCAGTCCACTCCTCCTTCTCTGTTGCCACAGACTGGCCCCCAGCCACAGTCCCAGCCTCAGACCCAACCCTCTACCCACCCTCACCACTACAGCTCCACCAGCTGGCAGGGTGGCACAGCAACTGGTTGCCAAGGGAGCTGGGGATACACCCGTTACCCTGGCAACCACCACCCACACCAACCACAGCACCAGCCcccagtgcagcagcagcaacttCCCTCTGTTTACAACCCTCCATCCTCTCGCCACTCCTCCTCCCACCCCTCTTACCTCCCCCATcctcacccccacccccacaggGAGTACCTTCCCAGGTACGCTGGGGGGggaggggacagagagaggggggctgcaggagagagggagaggggagtgAGGGGGGAGTGTGGGGGGAGGGAGATCAACAGAGAGTTCTCTGCTCCCATTGGCAACAGCAGTAACAATAGTAGTGGGGGTAATAGTAATAGTGCTTGTGGTGGGATGAGTGGGTCTAACAGCATCCAAGGCAGGGAGTTTGGGGGTTTGCCAGTGGGTCAGAACCGGGAGTTCCAAGGTTCTGGGAGAGATGGACCTAACTTGGGTTCTGAAAGAAGAGACTTTGGTCCAGctttcagagacagagagcgagaaagGGAACGGGATGCAGGGAGGGAGTTTCCATTGCCAAACCAAAACCAGAGTAGAGACTTTGGCCCCAACGGAACTGGAGGTGGGCATCCCAGAGACAAAGATGGAGGCAGATGGGGTGAGTTTGGGGGCCAGACAAGAGAGGTTGTAGGCAACAGTAACCCAAACAACAACTCCATCCCCCAGGGAAACCCCCAAAGTTCAACCAGCGGGTTACCTGCCACCCCAATGCTGAACCGAGACCCACCTGCATCACCCCAAAACAACCCAAGTCACCCTTCCCACTCCTCCCTGCCCCCACACCCCCACCCACATCCCCCAAACTCAACTAGCCGAGACTTTCCTCCTCCTATGGACCAGGCACAACCCCCTTCCTCTGGAGCAGATCACTTTCACAGAGAGTATCCTCCCACTGGAGGAAAAGACTTTCCTGCTGGGGCGCCTCCTTccactggcacaaatcgagagTACCTCAGCCCCCCTGGGGTGACTCCAAACCTGGGACGAGAGTATTCAGGGCCTGGAGGAACCCATCACCCCCACCCACCTCACCCCCACTACCAGTCCGGgcccagagacagagaaagagactcAAGCCTGCGAGAATCTGCTCTGTACCAAAATCGTGGAGGCCCAAATCAGCCTCCTGcgctctctccttcctcctcttccagcCATCACGGACACCCTCCAAATGCTCCTTATCCCCCTCCACCACCTCCTCTACCGACACCCCAAACCTCCCACACCCAGCCATCCCCATCAGGTATGGCACCCAATGTACGTCCCCCACACTACCAGTCCTCCACCCAGACTCCTCCAACACCCCTCTCTCCATTACCCAGCCCATCCACAAATCAGATGGGAGGCTTCTCACCTTTTCCCCCTGGCTCCTCATCTGGACCCAACATGCCACTTCCTGGGCCAGGTGTGTCATCCAGCTGTTCACCTGGATGTCGCCCCTCCCCTTTCCATGGCACTTTGAACAGCCACCCTCCCTTCAGTGGAACGTACCATTCCAATGGGAACAGTGGTAGTAACATGGCCAACAGCAATAGCAACAGTATCGCACCCAATAGCAGCAATACCAACTCGCAATCACTCTCGCCTCAAAATGTTTCAAAAGGACCTCCACCTCTTAGTAACTCAGCCAACAACAACAGCATTTCGACCCCTGTCTCTAGTTCTTTACTCCCTGGTGGAGATGGACATTCGGATTCGGGTCCACCTCCCACACCTGTTATCAAAGAGGAACCAATAGAAGAAAGGGAAGAGATTGAAAGCCCCCCACCGGTGTTGAGAAGCCCCTCTCCTGAAGCCAAACCTGTAGACATTCCCATCCAcgccagccaatcagcacg GTTTCACAAGGTCCTTGATCGAGGCAGTGGGAATTCCTGCGCCCGCAGTGATGTCCTCTTTGTCCCGTTGGATGGCTCCAAACTGTGGAAGAAGAGGAATGAGGTGATTGAAAGGGCTCGCAGGGAGGTCGAGCAGCGGGCCAGAGAcctcagagaaaaagagagggaacGAGAGAGGGAGCGTGAGAGGGAACTGGATCGGCATCTACAG CAGCAGAAGGACGTCAACGCCGCTGGAGGGGGTCGCCAGGgctcctctctcttcttcccCTCCTCATCTTCTATCATCCTCGACCCTtcatcttcttcctcctcatcctcgGGCAACTCTGCCTCCCACCCTCACCCCCAGCATCATCCCTCACACCCGCATGCTCACCTTGCTCCAGCACACCATCTCCACCCCACCCTCGCTCACTCTATTCCCCACTCCCTCCTCCTGCCATCTATGGGTCAATCTACAGTGGTTGGCCCTCAGGGTGCCCTGGGAATAGGTTTAGGAGGTCCATATCTGGGCCCTGATACCCCAGCGCTGAGAACCCTGAGCGAGTATGCTCGCCCTCATGCTATGTCTCCACTCGGGGCAGCAAGTCGCGCCCAGGCACACCATGCACAAGTTCACCATGGCCATCCCCACGTCCACCCCTCATTCTTCCTTCCTCAGTTCCAGAATCATGGATTAGGTCACCCGCATCACCTGCCTCCTGATGCAGCTACAGCTGCAgccatcttgggctttttgtaTGGTGGCAGCCTTGAAGGGGGTCCAGGTGTTGGAGGCCATGCTGGGATGGCAGGAGGCCCAATACCTGGGGGGATTGGGGGTGCAGGGTTAGGAGGAGTTGGCTTTCCTCATGCAGTGGCTGCACATCGAGAGCGAATAAAGCAAGGATTTGAATTTAAGAGTGATGAACGGGTTTACCCACCAGGGGCTATACCGGATCATGCAGCTCTTGCCCTTGCTCACTCTCATTCTCATGCCCATGCCCATGCACATGCCCATGCTCATGCCCATGCCCATGCCCATGCCAATGCCCATGCACATGCCCATGcccatgcacatgcacactccCTGCTACTTGGAGGAGGTGCAGCGGGAGCTAATGAGGTGTCACTCTATGGTACTCCTCCTCCCCCAGCTCCCCCTGCCCCACCGCACCTCCAGAACCCAACCCTGGCCCAGGTTACTCGACCTCCCAACCCTCCTGCCCCTCAGTCCCTGTCCAATCCACCCCCTTCATCTCTCCTAAcaccctctcttccctctcacCCATCATCGGCACCGCCGGCTGCCCCCCAAGCCCCAGCAGGCCCTGCTGCTCCTCCAccagctcctcctccacctGCTCCGCCGACCTCCAACGCCTCCTCACTTCTTCACCCAGtcccccattcttcttttcccagCTCCCTGTCCTCTCATATGCCACCAGCCACTGCTCCAGCCGCTCCCTCTGAGAACTACCCCACTCCCACTCGCTCTCCTGCCTCTTATGAGCGAGACAGGAGTGGGGAAAGAGAgcgggagagggagagagacagagcagcttTGCCGGCCTTTGGGgacagagagcgagaaagagaaagggagagagaaaggggagaaagtGGTGGAAACGGaactggaggaggagggggaagtGGAGGAGGAACAGGTGGAAACGGAGGAGAGAATCTGGGGCGTCTGCAGATGTTGAATGTGACACCTCATCATCACCAGCATTCACACATCCACTCACATCTTCACCTGCACCAGCAAGACACAG CGACGGGCGGGGTACACCCCCTGATGGACCCGTTGGCGTCGGGGTCTCCTTTGACACGCCTCCCTTACCCAGGAGCCACACTAGGCACCCCCATCCTGGCTCACCCCCTCACTGACAGCGAGGTGCTCCGCCAACAGCTGTTCG GTGCTCCTTTCCGTGACTTGCCCCAGCCGTCCTCCCTCACTGGTCCCATGTCGGCAGCCCATCAGCTCCAGGCCATGCAGCAGGCCCAGAGCGCAGAGCTGCAGATCCAGAGACTGGCCCTGGAACAACAGTGgatccatcaccatcaccaccactcCCTCACCCAGGACGAGTATTACAG